The following nucleotide sequence is from Tenrec ecaudatus isolate mTenEca1 chromosome X, mTenEca1.hap1, whole genome shotgun sequence.
TTCTCTTGCTGTTTGCTCAATGCCCCTTCCTCTTTCTGTAGGGCGGGTGCTTCTCCAGGAGGAGGTCTCTGCGGAGGACCCTTGCTGTGTGAGGACAGCCTGGCATAGGTGAATGAGGTAcacgagggtgggggaaggggctaTTTAATGAAGTGATGAAAAGAATTCTTTGTCCTTGGCGTATGATTGTTCAAACTCTCCgctatgaattaggtgaaggttgacTGTCTCTGCCTCATTTTAAAATGCAATTGCCTGTGTTCTGTGGCTCACACCTTATATTTCAGTTCTTGGGGAGATGTGTGGTCTCCTCTGGGAAGTGACTGGCTTTGGGATTGGGGAAGGGTGTTCCGATAGACTAGGTGGAGGGGGGTGGCTCAGCAATCATTGGAGAAGATGCACACGGGTGGCAGGCTTTTAACATGCCCACGGCTATGTGAAAGCAGATGTGGTAATAGGTACTGCTAACCTCTTGGCATAGGGCCTACTAAcctgtctctcctctctctctccctctctgttttCTGCCCTGTCTGTATGCCTATCACCAGATCTCtctcatcggtggcaattctcttgaAAGTTAGATAAGAAAGAAGACAAACTCTTCATTGAAATCCAGGGTGGGTATGAGCATGAGCACCCCCTGTTGATTTGGATATGGGGGTGGTTTGTCTGCAGTGGAGTAGAACTTACTTGGACCCGCTGTCCTTCGCTTTTCCAGACCCATTACTCTCTTACATGTGTGTGCCCACAAAGGGGGTGAGGTGTGGTCCAAGATTGTACCTGAAGTGTAATTGGTAAATATTGGGGCTGGAGAATTGGGagagaagaattatttttttaatatgggcCAAGGAGGTGATTAAAAGTGGGCTCTCGATTTGGGAAAGGCAGGGCTGCGATTGAGAGGCCAGAGTGTGGGTCTGTCTAGCAAATACTCAGAACCCCTAGTTCATTGTGTATGTTTGTCCACAGGTCTGCCTGTGGGTCTCGTGGACAGCTTGTCAAAATCAGAAACAAGGAAGGAGGAGAACATTGCACCGGATCAGTGCAGGTTGGTCTGAGAACGAGGCTGGACTTGCAGGGTGCCTGCGGCACAGACTGGCCGGGTGCTCCTTAACCTCTCTTGCTCCCAGCAAGCTTCCCCACTGCCAAGAAAGGAGTGTGGTGGGCTCTGGGCAGGACATGGTTCAGCATTAGTGGGATTGTGGGAGggatgcaacaaggaagcaggttTGCTACTGGTCTCCTGATACCGCACAACCGGTCCTTCCGGTCCCTCTCAGGGACCTTCTGCATAGAGCAGTGCACTTGGAAAAGACTCAGAGCCGCCGCATTCCGTTCTTTCAGGTTCGTCTCCAGGGATAGCCTTGGTGGCCTTGGCGTGGTAGAAGACCCTCGCTCTCAACTGCCCTGTACCCGGGAACGTCATCGTCTCCCACCTGAGTGTGCTTCTGCCCGGTCTGTCCGCCTCAGTCACAGAAGCTGTGTGCCGGGAGAGGGGGTTCTACCCCTGTTGAACTGACAATTGACTCTTCACTCTTGCCCTCAAGGTTACAGCTTGGTTCTGTCAAAGAGTGTTTAAGACACCGACCTGGGACACGTTGTGTACCaaagtcactactgaagaggGCTCTCTAACTAGATTACAGCCATGGCAGAGAGTAGGACTAGGGCTCAGAATAAAATGAGAAGAGGGTCTAGGAAGGAGGGTAGTGGCCTAGGCAGGTCTGCAGGGAAGCACCAGGCCAAGGCGCGATTTGAGACAGATGCAGGGGCGGGGGCCGGGATGCCAACAATGTCTAAGAATAAGGTTGGTAAGAAGAAAGGAAGAGCCTCGCATAAAAATCAGGTGGCTGCTGACCAGAAGAAAGGTGCTCTGTCTCAGAACCAGGCGGTTGCTCAGCAGAAGGAAGGCGCTGTGCCCAAGTATCAGGCGGTTGCTCAGCAGAAGGAAGGCACTATACCTAAGTATCAGGCggttgcacagcagaaggaaggtgCTGTACCTAAGTATCAAATGGTTGCTCAGCAGAAGGAAGGTGCTGTGCCTCAGAATCAGGCAGTTGCTCAGCAGAAGGAAGGTGCTGTACCTAAGTATCACATGGTTTCTCAGCAGAAGGAAGGTGCTGTGCCTCAGAATCAGGCAGTTGCTCAGCAGAAGGAAGGTGCTGTACCTAAGTATCACATGGTTTCTCAGCAGAAGGAAGGTGCTGTACCTAAGAATCAGGCAGTTGCTCAGCAGAAGGAAGGTGCTGTGCCTAAGTATCACATGGTTTCTCAGCAAAAGGAAGGTGCTGTGCCTAAGAATCAGGCAGTTGCTCAGCAGAAGGAAGGTGCTGTACCTAAGTATCACATGGTTTCTCAGCAAAAGGAAGGTGCTGTGCCCAAGTATCAGGCAGTTGCTCAGCAGAAGGAAGGTGCTGTGCCCAAGTATCAGGCAGTTGCTCAGCAGAAGGAAGGTGCTGTACCTAAGTATCGTATGGTTTGTCAGCAGAAGGAAGGTGCTGTGCCTAAGACTCCAGTGGCTGGCCTTTCTAAGTATAGAGTACTTCCTGAGCATGCAAGAGCCTTTTCAGAGCTGAAGGCTATGGGGATAGGTGCGCCTAAGCCTAGGCCGAAATGCAGTGCCAGGTGTATGCACGACGTGATGCCAGACATTCATTCCTTTCGTGATGAGGAGGCCCTTCTTATGTCGTTTCTTGCTGCTGTGGCTAGAGCCAGTGTTGTAGCCAGGAGTGCCCCCCAAGAAAAGACTGACAGTGATGCCTGGTTCTGGTCTGGGGAAGAGCCCAGTATTGGTGCCTGGTTCTGGGGGGAGGAAGAGGCTGATGAAGGGTCCAGTTCTGGGAACGAAGATGAAGCTGTCCATGGGGCCTCCGCCTCTGTGGTGGAGTTGGGTAGCGAGTCTGCTACTGGGGCCGAGTGTCCACTTAGGTCAGAGACAGAGGAGGAGGACGCCATTTTTGGAAGCTGGTTTTGGGATGGAGACGAGACTAGTTTTGACCCTAATCCTAGACCCGTGTACAGGATAATTAAGCCACAGGCGGAGGATGAATTTGATTGGCTTAGGGATTGGGACCCCTCTGCCATCCCGGCACTGTTGGCAttcgcatcccagctgctcatgAACACCAGGCCTCCTTCGTACATTGCCCTGTCCTCAGAGAGGAAAAAGCCGCGAACTTTGCCCCCTGAGGAAGTCAGCCTTTGTGAGGGCACTAACATATGCCTGCAGTCCATCCAGGCATACCCACTTGATTCTGAGGTGTGCGCTCGGACCATAGAGGAGATCAGGCGCGAACTGAGGATCAGGAAGTTGAATGGCATTAAGCCGTTTTCTTGCCCTTGCAAGATGGAGTGCTGCGTGGATGCTGAGGAATTCGAAAGGCTCGTTAGCTTGCTTCAGTCGAATGCCGACCCCCTGATTCATAAAATCGCGCAAATTGCCATGGGCGTCATCAAAGTCAATCCATTTGTCCAGCAGCTCGTTAATGAGATGGGGGTGCTGACAGTGATCGAAAGCTTCCTGGATTTTCAGACCCCTGACGTGACCAAAAAGGCTGAAATTACCCTgaatcccatttctgtggaggaaAGACAGCGCATGATTGAATTGCACGTTGTGCACATGTGTAAGGAAGCGGTGTCTTTCCCCTTGAACTCCCCAGGGCAGCTGTC
It contains:
- the LOC142435046 gene encoding G protein-coupled receptor associated sorting protein 3-like, with translation MAESRTRAQNKMRRGSRKEGSGLGRSAGKHQAKARFETDAGAGAGMPTMSKNKVGKKKGRASHKNQVAADQKKGALSQNQAVAQQKEGAVPKYQAVAQQKEGTIPKYQAVAQQKEGAVPKYQMVAQQKEGAVPQNQAVAQQKEGAVPKYHMVSQQKEGAVPQNQAVAQQKEGAVPKYHMVSQQKEGAVPKNQAVAQQKEGAVPKYHMVSQQKEGAVPKNQAVAQQKEGAVPKYHMVSQQKEGAVPKYQAVAQQKEGAVPKYQAVAQQKEGAVPKYRMVCQQKEGAVPKTPVAGLSKYRVLPEHARAFSELKAMGIGAPKPRPKCSARCMHDVMPDIHSFRDEEALLMSFLAAVARASVVARSAPQEKTDSDAWFWSGEEPSIGAWFWGEEEADEGSSSGNEDEAVHGASASVVELGSESATGAECPLRSETEEEDAIFGSWFWDGDETSFDPNPRPVYRIIKPQAEDEFDWLRDWDPSAIPALLAFASQLLMNTRPPSYIALSSERKKPRTLPPEEVSLCEGTNICLQSIQAYPLDSEVCARTIEEIRRELRIRKLNGIKPFSCPCKMECCVDAEEFERLVSLLQSNADPLIHKIAQIAMGVIKVNPFVQQLVNEMGVLTVIESFLDFQTPDVTKKAEITLNPISVEERQRMIELHVVHMCKEAVSFPLNSPGQLSALKELGQLTVDSDLHYIVTIYLTDLFNTLAQGNRKTRNTVLKILLNMSENPIAARDMIDLESLSALKVIFNQKEAKANLVTAVAIFVNIKEHIRKGSIIVVNPSSYNELKAMFREVKAIIEKL